In a single window of the Leptolyngbya sp. 'hensonii' genome:
- a CDS encoding glycosyltransferase, translating to MSRIVLTTIGSFGDLHPKIAIALELRKRGHDVVFATHKEYQDKIEALGFEFHRMRPDNTALNDPQEMARMMDLKTGTEYVIKNWVCANLRETYIDLMDSAKDADFIITGEGVVAARLVAEKLEIPWAFAVLQPASFLSVYDPSVLPILPFLAKLRGLGSLANRGIIQLSKVLSKSWAEPIHQLRHEIGLPPLTGNPFIDDKYSPYLVLALFSSVFAKPQPDWAENTVLTGFAFYDGNEGKTELALELQQFLDRGDPPIVFTLGSAAVMAPGRFYQESVEAATQLNRRAVLLMGKNVPPNVLPESVFTTSYVPYSQIFPRACAIVHQGGIGTTAQALRAGRPTLVMPYSHDQPDNAARVERLGTSRTIPRKQYTAEQVAKQLRQLLENPSYAAKASEIGGIIRAENGVDVAYDAIEKQLQSASISS from the coding sequence GTGAGCCGAATTGTTTTAACCACCATTGGCTCTTTTGGTGATTTGCATCCCAAAATTGCGATCGCGCTTGAACTACGAAAGCGCGGTCATGATGTCGTATTTGCAACTCATAAAGAATACCAGGACAAAATTGAAGCTCTCGGTTTCGAGTTTCATCGGATGCGCCCTGACAACACCGCACTGAATGATCCACAAGAAATGGCGCGAATGATGGATCTGAAAACAGGTACAGAGTATGTCATCAAAAATTGGGTTTGCGCGAATTTACGTGAAACCTACATCGATTTGATGGACAGTGCAAAAGATGCAGATTTCATCATTACAGGTGAAGGAGTTGTAGCGGCTCGATTGGTCGCAGAAAAATTAGAAATTCCATGGGCGTTTGCTGTCCTACAGCCCGCCTCGTTTCTGTCGGTTTATGATCCATCCGTCTTACCTATACTGCCATTTCTTGCCAAGCTACGAGGACTAGGTTCTCTGGCTAACCGGGGCATCATTCAATTATCAAAAGTATTGTCTAAGTCCTGGGCAGAGCCAATTCACCAATTGCGGCACGAGATCGGCTTGCCACCTCTGACAGGGAATCCATTTATTGATGATAAATATTCACCGTATCTTGTATTAGCACTGTTCTCTTCAGTATTCGCAAAGCCTCAACCCGACTGGGCAGAAAATACAGTGCTCACTGGCTTTGCATTCTATGACGGCAACGAGGGTAAGACAGAACTTGCACTGGAGCTTCAGCAGTTTTTGGATAGGGGCGATCCCCCAATCGTTTTTACTTTAGGTTCAGCCGCAGTCATGGCTCCTGGACGTTTTTACCAGGAAAGTGTTGAAGCTGCAACGCAACTGAATCGCCGTGCTGTTTTGCTGATGGGTAAAAATGTTCCTCCCAATGTTCTGCCAGAGTCCGTATTTACCACGAGTTATGTTCCATATTCTCAAATTTTTCCGCGTGCTTGTGCGATCGTGCATCAGGGTGGTATTGGCACAACAGCTCAGGCATTACGGGCAGGTCGTCCAACCCTGGTCATGCCTTACAGTCACGACCAACCAGACAATGCTGCCAGAGTTGAACGTTTGGGAACGTCGCGGACGATTCCTCGAAAACAGTACACAGCAGAACAAGTAGCCAAGCAATTACGCCAGTTATTAGAAAATCCAAGTTATGCAGCTAAAGCTTCAGAAATTGGAGGTATTATCCGAGCAGAAAATGGGGTTGACGTGGCATATGATGCGATTGAAAAACAACTTCAATCCGCTTCAATCTCTTCGTAA
- a CDS encoding aspartyl protease family protein: protein MRNAQRYSFLEGDPTLGEASFRPYLPFTLLYQQSSITASALLDTGASVNVLPYSIGVELRYDWQRQTTALSLTGNLAQYEARVVLAQAVVGQFEPVQLVFAWTQATNVPLILGQVNFFMEFDVCFYRSQLEFAVSPKALSE from the coding sequence ATGCGTAACGCCCAGCGGTATTCATTTCTTGAAGGCGATCCAACTTTGGGTGAAGCCAGTTTTCGCCCATATTTGCCTTTTACTCTGCTTTACCAGCAAAGTTCCATTACAGCATCGGCTCTACTGGATACCGGAGCAAGTGTAAATGTATTGCCATATTCAATAGGAGTCGAGCTTAGATATGACTGGCAACGGCAAACAACAGCACTGAGTTTGACAGGAAATTTGGCTCAGTATGAGGCGCGTGTCGTACTTGCTCAAGCAGTCGTTGGTCAATTTGAGCCTGTGCAACTTGTATTTGCCTGGACACAAGCTACCAATGTACCGCTTATCTTGGGTCAGGTGAACTTCTTTATGGAGTTCGATGTTTGCTTCTATCGTTCACAGCTAGAGTTTGCAGTTAGCCCTAAAGCTCTTTCGGAGTAG
- a CDS encoding HNH endonuclease, giving the protein MAREDLSELYQFLRNSRFSFMGTGEFHISEIYSRVKNHYPKLCDDLYLRSMNGTSNRNEPAWKHTVRTVLNDLKRKGTGIVPRNQEDSSLRGYWLIGDLISPQQSQKKNTVKLESEENLFPDEVDESEVFREGAILRVSVNAYERNFQARQKCIEHYGVSCFVCGFNFGEFFGELGEGFIHVHHLCPISEIAGEYEVDPVKDLRPVCPNCHAMIHRRSPSLSIEEIVRLKKSLE; this is encoded by the coding sequence ATGGCCAGAGAAGATCTCTCAGAACTATATCAATTCCTCAGAAATTCACGTTTTAGTTTTATGGGGACAGGAGAGTTTCACATCAGCGAGATTTATTCCAGAGTTAAGAATCATTATCCTAAACTTTGTGATGATTTATATCTTCGCTCCATGAATGGTACAAGTAATAGAAATGAGCCTGCTTGGAAGCACACCGTCCGAACAGTCCTTAATGACTTAAAGCGGAAAGGGACAGGAATCGTTCCTAGAAATCAGGAAGATTCTAGCTTAAGAGGCTATTGGCTTATTGGGGACTTAATTAGTCCTCAACAAAGTCAGAAAAAGAATACTGTCAAACTTGAATCCGAAGAAAACCTGTTCCCTGACGAAGTTGATGAATCTGAAGTTTTTCGCGAGGGGGCAATTCTTAGAGTTTCAGTTAATGCATATGAACGTAATTTCCAAGCTCGTCAAAAATGCATAGAACATTATGGCGTGAGCTGCTTTGTTTGTGGGTTCAATTTTGGAGAGTTTTTTGGAGAGTTAGGTGAAGGATTTATCCATGTACATCATTTATGCCCAATTTCTGAAATTGCCGGAGAGTACGAAGTTGATCCCGTAAAAGATTTGCGTCCTGTCTGCCCTAATTGCCATGCCATGATTCATCGGCGTTCCCCTTCATTAAGCATTGAAGAGATCGTACGATTGAAAAAATCTCTAGAATAG
- a CDS encoding BrnT family toxin has protein sequence MDVYFVLNGITFVWNDEKARINPINHDGVTFQQAAEVFFDPLLVVVDASRNDEARDAVIGLDRRWNLLYVVFVERENDIIRIISARKATRKEREFYET, from the coding sequence ATGGATGTGTATTTCGTTCTCAATGGCATTACGTTTGTCTGGAATGACGAAAAAGCCAGGATCAACCCGATAAACCATGATGGTGTTACGTTTCAGCAAGCCGCAGAAGTCTTCTTCGATCCATTACTTGTGGTTGTTGATGCAAGTCGTAATGATGAAGCGCGAGATGCTGTTATTGGTTTAGATCGGCGTTGGAACTTGCTGTACGTTGTTTTCGTTGAGCGGGAAAACGACATTATTCGGATCATTTCGGCTCGTAAAGCGACCCGGAAGGAGCGGGAATTTTATGAAACCTGA